Below is a window of Streptomyces qaidamensis DNA.
TCAGGGTCACCTGCGGCCCCCAGGAGTCGGGGGATACGGGGGAAGGAGCATCACTTGAGGGCGCCGAGCGTCACGCCCGTGCGCCAGTAGCGGCGCATCGCGACCATCATGATCGCCATCGGGACGATGGACAGCAGCGCGCCGGTCAGCACCAGCCCGGTCAGGTCGATGCCGGACTCCAGACGGGTACCGGTCCAGTTGTAGAGACCGAGGTTGAGCGTCCAGTTCTCCTTGCCGCGCAGCACGGTCAGCGGCAGGAAGAAGGCGTTCCAGGTGTTCACGAAGGCCAGCAGGAACACCGTCGCGCCGCCCGTCGTCATCATCCGCAGCACGATGCTGAAGAAGATCCGCAGCTCCCCGGCGCCGTCGATCCGGGCGGCCTCCAGCAGCTCGTAGGGGATCGTCGCCTCGGTGTACACCTTGGCCAGGTAGACGCTGAACGGGTTGATCAGACAGGGGATCAGCATCGCCCACGGCGTGTCCACCATGCCGATCGCGGAGAACAGCAGATACAGCGGCAGTGTCAGCAGCGCGATCGGGATCAGGAACGAGCCCACGACACACGCGAAGATCGCGTTACGCCCGGGGAAGTCGAAGCGGGCCAGACCGTATCCGGTTGCGAGAGCGATCAGCGTGCCGCCGAGCGAGCCCACGCCCGCGTACAGGAACGAGTTGGCCGTCCACCGCAGGAAGATCCCGTCCTGGTAGGTGAACACCTGCTGCAGGTTCTCCCACAGGTGCCAGCCCGAGAACCACAGGCCGTTGCTCTGGTACAGCGCCGTACGGTCCTTGGTCGCGGCCACGACCAGCCACCACACCGGGAACAGGCTGTAGGAACTGGCCAGCACCAGCCCGACGAGCAGGAAGCGCTGACCGCCCCGCCCGCGGGAGGCCGGGTCCGGCCGGGTCAGCCTCCGGACACTGCGGACTTCGGGCCGCTCGGTGGTCTGCTCGGTCAGCGTCATCAGTCGGCCTCCTTCGAGGTGAGCCGGTAGAAGAG
It encodes the following:
- a CDS encoding carbohydrate ABC transporter permease, with translation MTLTEQTTERPEVRSVRRLTRPDPASRGRGGQRFLLVGLVLASSYSLFPVWWLVVAATKDRTALYQSNGLWFSGWHLWENLQQVFTYQDGIFLRWTANSFLYAGVGSLGGTLIALATGYGLARFDFPGRNAIFACVVGSFLIPIALLTLPLYLLFSAIGMVDTPWAMLIPCLINPFSVYLAKVYTEATIPYELLEAARIDGAGELRIFFSIVLRMMTTGGATVFLLAFVNTWNAFFLPLTVLRGKENWTLNLGLYNWTGTRLESGIDLTGLVLTGALLSIVPMAIMMVAMRRYWRTGVTLGALK